From a region of the Penaeus vannamei isolate JL-2024 chromosome 2, ASM4276789v1, whole genome shotgun sequence genome:
- the LOC138865468 gene encoding antifreeze protein Maxi-like, with protein MPNSLHAQTREKSSVRACGEDIEVTESFTYPGSAVHNSGLSDQEVSRRIDLAAGVMNSLDKSIGGAVIAIATTSTAAAASSAASTVVIAVPAPAEAAAAAPAEAAAAPAEAAAAPAEAAAAPSTVVFVVAAPTTPVAPTVVVAVAAPAEAAAAVSTVIVAVPAAPTAASTVDAATPAASTVVVAVAPPAEAATAPPAATASTVVVVPAPSAVPTVVAVAPSAEAAAAVAVPAAPTAASTVDAAAPAASIVVVALIFIIYAAIMEINIP; from the exons tcggtacgtgcttgtggcgaggacatcgaagtcacagagagctttacataccctgGTAGTGCGGTTCATAACTCCGGGctatcagaccaggaagtcagcagacggattgacctggcagcaggggtcatgaactctctcgacaagagtattggaggtgccg ttattgctattgctactacttccactgctgctgctgcatcttctgctgcttccactgttgttattgctgttcctGCTCCTGctgaagctgctgctgctgctcctgctgaagCTGCCGCTGCTCCTGCTGAAGCTGCCGCTGCTCCTGCtgaagctgctgctgctccttccactgttgtttttgttgttgctgctcctACTACTCCTGTTGCccccactgttgttgttgctgttgctgctcctgctgaagctgctgctgctgtttccactgttattgttgctgttcctgCTGCTCCtactgctgcttccactgttgatGCTGCTActcctgctgcttccactgttgttgttgctgttgctcctCCTGCTGAAGCTGCtactgctcctcctgctgctactgcttccactgttgttgttgttcctgctcCTTCTGCTGTTcccactgttgttgctgttgccccTTCTGCtgaagctgctgctgctgttgctgttcctGCTGCTCCtactgctgcttccactgttgatgctgctgctcctgctgcttccattgttgttgttgct cttatcttcattatttatgCTGCTATCATGGAAATTAACATACCATAG
- the LOC138865471 gene encoding platelet binding protein GspB-like, which yields MNSSINSGSSRSSSSNNSGSSCSRSSNNNSGSSRRSNSSFSRRSNSNNNSGSSRRSRSSNNSGSSSSRRSSSSFSRRSNSNNNSGSRRSSSINSGCSSRSSRSSNNNNNSGSSSSRSSNNNSGSSSSRRSSSRFSRRSSSSSRSSSSNNDSGSSRSSSNNSRSSSSSRFSRRSNSNNNSGSSGSSSINSGSSRRSSSFSKRSNNNSGSSRSSRSSSNNNSGSSSSKRSSRSINNNSGSSSTSAGGVTAAAGAAAVTTTVEVGAAAAAETAATTAEAAPGAAKTVEAVAGAAAIVEAGAAAAKPGTAITTTEAVAAVGTAAAGGTTVEAAAAGATATETTEQKQQQLQRKQQQQNEQQEQQHQQWKQQKQQEQQQHWKQQKEQEQLQQQWKQEKEQQQLHRRSRSSNNTAAEAAATETTVEAAGAETAATTTEAAAAKGAAGAAASTVEAAEAAAVTTVEAAAAGAAATTVEAAEGATAASAGGATTTTTVEAAEGAGAATTVEAAAAEGAAAALAGGATATTTVEAGGAVASTVDAAVGAAEAATITTTMEAAATTTVEAAAAEGAATVSAGGAAAAAGAAAVTTTVGAAGAAATTVEAAAAAASAGGATATTTVEAAGAAASTVEAAEGAAASARGATTTVEAAGAVGVAAATTVEAAAAKGAAGALTTTVEAAVLQQEECSSGGRNSRNNSGSSTRSSKNIGSSSRSSSNSGSRGSSSKTRNSNNNNGSSSGSRNSSSRRNNSGSSSSRSNSNRNNRAATTLEAAEGAGAATTTVEAGEGTTAASAGGTIATTVEAAEATTTVEAAEGAASAGAAVVTTVEAVAAAVAETTATTAEAAPGAATAVAAVVGAAVAAAIVEAGAAAIRTVKAAAGAAITTTTPEAAAAAGTTVEAAAATEAAAVTTTVEAAGAKGAATATTMEAAGAEAAAQKEQQQQEQQQQQWKQQQQEQQQLQQEEQQQQQQWKQQKEQQQQQWKQQQQKEQQQLQQEEQQQQQQWKQQKEQQEHGGRNSGNYSGSSNNSGSSSRSSSSSSNSGNRSSSSSNKTVKAAAGAAITTTPEAASVVGTAAAGGTTVEAAAATEAAAWKQQEQKQQQQQQQWKQQQQKEQQEQQHQQSEGATAATTVEAAEGTAAASAGAAATTVEAAAAKGAVVTTTVEAAEGAAAATTVEAAAEGTAVEGAATTTVEAAAAEGTAAEGAATTTVEAAAAVGTASEGAAAITVEAAEGAATTTWKQQKEQQQQEWKQQQQMDQQQLQQEEQQQQQQWKCSDRQAEAALPQKKYLGGNISHPRSRDIIRYPYMRSLKYFKSYI from the exons AtgaacagcagcatcaacagtggaagcagcagaagcagcagcagcaacaacagtggaagcagctgcagcaggagcagcaacaacaacagtggaagcagcagaaggagcaACAGCAGCTTCAGCAGGaggagcaacagcaacaacaacagtggaagcagcagaaggagcaggagcagcaacaacagtggaagcagcagcagcagaaggagcagcagcagcttcagcaggaggagcaacagcaacaacaacagtggaagcaggaGGAGCAGTAGCATCAACAGTGGGTGCAGCAGTaggagcagcagaagcagcaacaataacaacaacagtggaagcagcagcagcaggagcagcaacaacaacagtggaagcagcagcagcagaaggagcagcaGCCGTTTCAgcaggagaagcagcagcagcagcaggagcagcagcagtaacaacgaCAGtgggagcagcaggagcagcagcaacaacagtagaagcagcagcagcagccgcttcagcaggaggagcaacagcaacaacaatagtggaAGCAGCGggagcagcagcatcaacagtggaagcagcagaaggagcagcaGCTTCAGCAAgaggagcaacaacaacagtggaagcagcaggagcagtaggagtagcagcaacaacaacagtggaagcagcagcagcaaaaggagcagcaggagcattaacaacaacagtggaagcagcagtaCTTCAGCAGGaggagtaacagcagcagcaggagcagcagcagtaacaacaacagtagaaGTAGGTGCAGCAGCGGCGGCAGAAACAGCCGCAACAACAGCGGAAGCAGCACCAGGAGCAGCAAAAACAGTGGAAGCagtagcaggagcagcagcaataGTGGAAGCAGGGGCAGCAGCAGCAAAACCaggaacagcaataacaacaacggaaGCAGTAGCGGCAgtaggaacagcagcagcaggaggaacaacagtggaagcagcagcagcaggagcaacagcaacagaaacaaca GAGCAGAAACAGCAGCAACTACAacggaagcagcagcagcaaaacgagcagcaggagcagcagcatcaacagtggaagcagcagaagcagcaggagcagcaacaacattggaagcagcagaaggagcaggagcagctacaacaacagtggaagcaggagaaggaacaACAGCAGCTTCA cagaaggagcaggagcagcaacaaca cagcagcagaagcagcagcaacagaaacaacagtggaagcagcaggagCAGAAACAGCAGCAACTACAacggaagcagcagcagcaaaaggagcagcaggagcagcagcatcaacagtggaagcagcagaagcagcagcagtaacaacagtggaagcagctgcagcaggagcagcagcaacaacagtggaagcagcagaaggagcaACAGCAGCTTCAGCAGgaggagcaacaacaacaacaacagtggaagcagcagaaggagcaggagcagcaacaacagtggaagcagcagcagcagaaggagcagcagcagctttagcaggaggagcaacagcaacaacaacagtggaagcaggaGGAGCAGTAGCATCAACAGTGGATGCAGCAGTaggagcagcagaagcagcaacaataacaacaacaatggaagcagcagcaacaacaacagtggaagcagcagcagcagaaggagcagcaACCGTttcagcaggaggagcagcagcagcagcaggagcagcagcagtaacaacgaCAGtgggagcagcaggagcagcagcaacaacagtagaagcagcagcagcagccgcttcagcaggaggagcaacagcaacaacaacagtggaagcagcgggagcagcagcatcaacagtggaagcagcagaaggagcagcaGCTTCAGCAAgaggagcaacaacaacagtggaagcagcaggagcagtaggagtagcagcagcaacaacagtggaagcagcagcagcaaaaggagcagcaggagcattaacaacaacagtggaagcagcagtaCTTCAGCAGGAGGA GTGCAGCAGCGGCGGCAGAAACAGCCGCAACAACAGCGGAAGCAGCACCAGGAGCAGCAAAAACATTGGAAGCagtagcaggagcagcagcaataGTGGAAGCAGGGGCAGCAGCAGCAAAACCaggaacagcaataacaacaacggaaGCAGTAGCGGCAgtaggaacagcagcagcaggaggaacaacagtggaagcagcagcagcaggagcaacagcaacagaaacaaca gagcagcaacaacattggaagcagcagaaggagcaggagcagctacaacaacagtggaagcaggagaaggaacaACAGCAGCTTCAGCAGGaggaacaatagcaacaacagtggaagcagcagaag caacaacaacagtagaagcagcagaaggagcagcatcagcaggagcagcagtagtaacaacagtagaaGCAGTTGCAGCAGCGGTGGCagaaacaacggcaacaacagcgGAAGCAGCACcaggagcagcaacagcagtggCTGCAGTAGTAGGAGcggcagtagcagcagcaatagtggaagcaggagcagcagcaataAGAACAGTgaaagcagcagcaggagcagcaataacaacaacaacaccggaagcagcagcagcagcaggaacaacagtggaagcagcagcagcaacagaagcagcagcagtaacaacaacagtggaagcagcaggagCAAAaggagcagcaacagcaacaacaatggaagcagcaggagcagaagcagcagca CAgaaagaacagcagcagcaggagcagcaacaacaacagtggaagcagcagcagcaggagcagcaacaGCTTCAGCAGgaggaacaacagcaacaacaacagtggaagcagcagaaggagcagcagcaacaacagtggaagcagcagcagcagaaggagcagcaACAGCTTCAGCAGGaggagcaacagcaacaacaacagtggaagcagcagaaggagcagcaggagca CGGTGGCAGAAACAGCGGCAACTACAGCGGAAGcagcaacaacagtggaagcagtagtaggagcagcagtagcagcagcaatagtggaaacaggagcagcagcagtagcaataaaaCAGTgaaagcagcagcaggagcagcaataacaacaacaccggaAGCAGCTTCGGTAgtaggaacagcagcagcaggaggaacaacagtggaagcagcagcagcaacagaagcagcagca tggaagcagcaggagcagaagcagcagcaacagcaacaacagtggaagcagcagcagcaaaaggagcagcaggagcagcaacatcaacagt cagaaggagcaacagcagcaacaacagtggaagcagcagaaggAACAGCGGCAGcttcagcaggagcagcagcaacaacagtggaagcagcagcagcaaaaggagcagtagtaacaacaacagtggaagcagcagaaggagcagcagcagcaacaacagtggaagcagcagcagaaggaacaGCAGTAGaaggagcagcaacaacaacagtggaagcagcagcagcagaaggaacagcagcagaaggagcagcaacaacaacagtggaagcagcagcagcagtaggaaCAGCATCAGAAggagcagcagcaataacagtggaagcagcagaaggagcagcaacaacaaca tggaagcagcagaaggagcagcaacaacaagagtggaagcagcagcagcagatggATCAGCAGCAGCTTCAGCAGgaggaacaacagcaacaacaacagtggaagtGTAGTGATCGACAAGCAGAAGCGGCCCTACCACAGAAAAAGTACCTGGGCGGAAATATAAGTCATCCCCGGTCACGCGATATTATACG GTATCCCTATATGCGATCCCTCAAGTACTTTAAAAGTTATATTTAA
- the LOC113812687 gene encoding pneumococcal serine-rich repeat protein-like → MRPATKELTKSCQINDLQENIAKTIKHTVVVATILLQKEQQNQQQYQQYQAAGTAAATIVETATGAAGARTIEAAGTSEAAAAGAAAATTIEAATMEAAPSTTVEVAAGAAAATTVELEAKVTTAEPAAGSAAEQKQQHHSSRRSSSNSNSGSRSSSSNKNSGSSSWSSNNNNNGSSNRNSSSRRNNSRNSSSRSRSSSMEAAAAKGAAGASSSTVEAAVGAAEAAAVTTTVEAAAAGAAEAAAVTTTVEAEGEGAAAASAGGATATTTVEAAGATAASAGGATAASAGGATTTVEAAGAVGAAAATTVEAAAAKGAAGAAASTVEAVVGAAKAAAVTTTVEAAAAGALTTTVEAAEGAAVASVGVTSVAGAAAVTTTTEEAGAVAATEIAATTAEAAPGAATAVEAVAGATVAVAIVEAGTAATIRTVESAAGAAITTTEAAAVVGTAAGTTVEAAAAGTTVEAAAAVATTVEAKQQQQKEQQQLQQEEQQQQRQWKQQKEQEQQQQWKLQQQMEQQQIQQEQQQQQQWKQQQLQQEEQQQQQQWKQKQLQQEEQQQQQQWKQQEHGSSSSRSSNNNSGGSRRSSSSFRRRNNSSSRSSSSNNNSRSRRSSGGRNSRNNSGSSTRSSNNSGSSSRSSSGSSNSGSRSSSSNKNSESSSRSSKSRSSNNNNNGSSSSNRNSSSRRNNSGSSSSSRSSSMEAGAAGAPATATTVAAVAEEETAAAETTVATTAEAAPGAATAVEAVAGAVAIVEAGTAAAIRTVEAAAGAAKAGAAITTTTAAAAVGTAAAGGITVEAAAAVATTVEAAAGAEAAAVTAVEAAAAGAEAAAAWKQQQQQQQQQQKQQQWKQQEQKQQQLQRKQQQQNEQQHQQWKQQKQQQ, encoded by the exons acaGTTGTAGTAGCCACAATATTGTTA CAGAAGGAGCAACAGAATCAGCAACAGTATCAACAGTATCAAgcagcaggaacagcagcagccACAATAGTGGAAACAGCAACAGGAGCAGCAGGAGCTAGAACAATTGAAGCAGCAGGAAcatcagaagcagcagcagcgggagcagcagcagcaacaacaatagaagCAGCAACAATGGAAGCAGCACCATCAACAACAGTAGAAGTAGCAGctggagcagcagcagcaacaacagtagaACTAGAAGCAAAAGTAACAACAGCGGAACCAGCAGCAGGatcagcagca gagcagaagcagcaacatca CAGTAGCAGGAgaagcagtagcaacagcaatagtggaagcaggagcagcagcagcaataagaacagtggaagcagcagctggagcagcaataacaacaacaacggaagCAGCAATAGGAACAGCAGCAGTAGAAGGAACAACAgtagaaacagcagcagcaggagcagaagcagcagca tggaagcagcagccgcaaaaggagcagcaggagcatcatcatcaacagtcgAAGCAGCAGTaggagcagcagaagcagcagcagtaacaacaacagtggaagcagcagcagccggagcagcagaagcagcagcagtaacaacaacagtggaagcagaaggagaaggagcagcagcCGCTTCAGCAGGaggagcaacagcaacaacaacagtggaagcagcaggagCAACAGCAGCTTCAGCAGGAGGAGCAACAGCAGCTTCAGCAGgaggagcaacaacaacagtggaagcagcaggagcagtaggagcagcagcagcaacaacagtggaagcagcagcagcaaaaggagcagcaggagcagcagcatcaacagtggaagcagtagtAGGAGCAGCAAAGGCAGCAGCAGTAAcgacaacagtggaagcagcagcggCAGGAGCAttaacaacaacagtggaagcagcagaaggagcagcaGTAGCTTCAGTAGGAGTAACATCAGTAGCAGgggcagcagcagtaacaacaacaacagaagaagcAGGTGCAGTAGCGGCGACAGAAATAGCCGCAACAACAGCGGAAGCAGCACcaggagcagcaacagcagtggAAGCAGTAGCAGGAGCAACAGTAGCGGTAGCAATAGTGGAAGCaggaacagcagcaacaataagaacagtggaatcagcagcaggagcagcaataacaacaacggaaGCAGCAGCGGTAGTAGGAACAGCAGCAggaacaacagtggaagcagcagcagcaggaacaacagtggaagcagcagcagcagtagcaacaacagtggaagca aagcagcagcagcagaaggagcagcagcagcttcaGCAAGaggagcaacagcaacaacgacagtggaagcagcagaaggagcaggagcagcaacaacagtggaagctGCAGCAGCAGATGGAGCAGCAGCAGATTCAGCaggagcaacagcaacaacaacagtggaagcagcagcagcttcagcaggaggagcaacagcaacaacaacagtggaagcagaagCAGCTTCAGCAGGaggagcaacagcaacaacaacagtggaagcagcaggagCA tggaagcagcagcagcaggagcagtaacaacaacagtggaggcagcagaaggagcagcagcagcttcaGAAGGaggaacaacagcagcagcaggagcagcagcagtaacaacaacagtagaaGCAGGCGCAGCAGCGGCGGCAGAAACAGCCGCAACAACAGCGGGAGCAGCACCAGGAGcagcaacaacagtggaagcagtagCAGGAGCAGCAGTGGCAGCAGCAATAGTggaagcaggagcagcagcagcaataagaaCAGTgaaagcagcagcaggagcagcaaaagcaggagcagcaataacaacaacaacggaagCAGTAGCAGCAAtcggaacagcagcagcaggagaaacaacagtggaagcagcagcagcagcagaagcagcagca tggaagcaggagcagcaggagcaccagcaacagcaacaacagtggcagcagtagcagaagaagaaacaGCGGCGGCAGAAACAACAGTCGCAACAACAGCGGAAGCAGCACcaggagcagcaacagcagtggAAGCAGTAGCAGGAGCAGTAGCAATAGTGGaagcaggaacagcagcagcaataagaacagtggaagcagcagcaggagcagcaaaagcaggagcagcaataacaacaacaacggcagcaGCGGCAgtaggaacagcagcagcaggaggaataacagtggaagcagcagcagcagtagcaacaacagtggaagcagcagcaggagcagaagcAGCGGCAGTAACagcagtggaagcagcagcagcaggagcagaagcagcagcagca tggaagcagcagcagcagcagcagcagcagcagcaaaagcaacaacagtggaagcagcaggagCAGAAACAGCAGCAACTACAacggaagcagcagcagcaaaacgagcagcagcatcaacagtggaagcagcagaagcagcagcagtaa